Proteins encoded in a region of the Flavobacterium sp. PMTSA4 genome:
- a CDS encoding beta strand repeat-containing protein, which translates to MKKNYLHLINNCKHILKYSRVILNFVVIIFFNVATFSQTAGPNFSGIGINLNTTGTIAWNNPNNIVNTLDTNYATAVFGGSANSNYLFGSNYNFSIPTSSVINGIEVTINRKTSATNGGRITKDNVVSLVKNGTITGSNKATTTSYTTSFLTATYGSSTDLWGTTWTAGDINNVNFGAALSVNSNNSLTASVDYISIKIYFTPAPIITNFSPGSTCYNSGSSITINGNYFNNASNVSINGVNCSYVINGNSQITATLPNGASTGLISITTPSGTTTSSSNLTINPIPSMSSITGSTNVCLNSTTTLSNATVGGVWSSSNSSIASINSSGIVTGNLAGNALLYYTITDSNGCSNSRSVFFTVNQLPTLTAPSTICLGNTAQLTPSSSGSWTSSDTNIATIDNTGLATSVSYGNVSFTFTENTNFCSNTTNSVSIPSSISFSSQPTSTQTICENSSVSLSVGVAGSGLTYQWYKDSNPISNGGSISGANSDTLIINPALPSDSSNNYYCVVTSCGNSITSNSASITVNATSVGGVASSSMPNVTPVVRSITECHYADGTIYLSGHTGNVIRWEYTTSGGTVWLPIADTSTTYNYNNITQSTFFRAVVQNGSSCSVAYSLVSLVNVIPNIKPTPVTATPQTICVGDSSSLYSESGFATNSYLASGGTFSNANPANWVVDGCGNCLNAGGSNTTNGPFRLSATNGGTYAGIDYASDGKFVIASGNYNSVMYTPTFNTFGLDSASLSFNHAFNLQAGASALVELSLDGGTTYTVVLASYSGPSTRSPYNNFPLESIDMDNYIGQPNLKIRFTYTGNANSSWAIDNILIPESPSNVAVQWVDSLTGEIISNTSTATVSPTVTTTYGITSFLNGCTSYGPEGTTYITVTVNQRPTANIGPSQTICNNGTASFTINLTGTSPWSITYNNGSTNTTINNITSNPYILNVPGITTNRTFTIVGLSDSKCTAKPQDLTGSAVVTVLNGTPGLWTGLVSTDWFDCKNWAGGLPSATIDAQILGGTTRMPVIDPSNSSFAAAYSNIASARDVIIANTANLTMVNSNSVLTVSRDWKNNGIFNTGQGTVSFNGSTSNLVQKINQGIKTNETFYNLTVNTTNGAKGVSLIDGFQLTVANLVSLLSGDLRLVGEAQLIQNGTAQNPTGGTGKLLVDQQGTKSSFHYNYWCSPVTTNGTSYSLANVLFDGTNSAANPFTQSPITYGNGAYFADGALSTPIKKSTSWLYKYTSVSTTYAGWQFIGSTGTVNKGEGFTMKGVTGSAAISSLQNYVFAGKPNSGTIPLTISLNQSYLVGNPYPSALDADEFIKDNIKDGAGRASSNIFNGALYFWDHFGGQTHILNQYVGGYACYTLMGGVVAVSNDPLTINNGSSGSKTPKRYIPVGQGFFIGTGSNSALTSNNPNLSTPVTGGTINFKNSQRVFVADNTSNSIFLRTNDENSANLTEVDNRQRIRLSFENATELKRQIMIGADENTTNLFDYGYDATIIDTTTDDMYWSLGEEKLVIQAVPNFGVEEIFPIGIKNSVAGEITIKIAELEYIPSSTELYIHDDETGIYTDIRNGDFSVYLPEGEFNNRFSLRFMSNSLSNNENISNSNTIAYFDNNSENLIIKNNNLNQIKKVFLFNLLGQKVSEFNIDNNENTLVLPCNNLSNSTYILKTIFDDSTVFSTKIINN; encoded by the coding sequence ATGAAAAAAAACTACTTACACCTGATTAATAACTGCAAACATATTTTAAAATATTCAAGAGTTATCTTAAATTTTGTAGTTATTATTTTCTTTAACGTTGCCACTTTTAGTCAAACTGCTGGCCCAAATTTTTCAGGTATTGGTATTAACCTAAATACTACAGGTACCATTGCATGGAATAATCCTAATAACATTGTAAATACTTTAGACACTAACTATGCAACTGCTGTTTTTGGTGGTTCTGCTAATTCAAATTATTTGTTTGGTTCTAATTATAACTTTTCTATACCTACTAGTTCTGTTATTAATGGAATTGAGGTTACAATTAACAGAAAAACTAGTGCAACCAATGGTGGTAGAATTACAAAAGATAATGTTGTAAGCCTTGTAAAAAATGGAACTATTACAGGTTCAAATAAAGCTACAACTACAAGTTATACAACTTCATTTTTAACTGCAACTTATGGATCATCTACCGATTTATGGGGAACAACTTGGACTGCAGGTGATATTAACAACGTTAATTTTGGAGCAGCACTATCTGTTAATAGTAATAATAGTTTAACAGCTTCTGTTGATTATATTTCTATTAAAATTTATTTTACTCCTGCTCCTATCATAACAAATTTTTCTCCAGGTAGTACATGTTACAATTCAGGTTCATCAATTACTATTAATGGGAATTATTTCAATAATGCATCAAATGTTTCAATAAACGGAGTTAACTGTAGTTATGTAATCAATGGTAACTCTCAAATAACAGCAACTTTGCCTAATGGTGCTTCAACTGGATTAATTTCAATAACGACTCCTTCTGGTACAACTACAAGTAGTTCAAATTTGACTATTAACCCCATTCCAAGTATGTCTTCAATCACTGGAAGCACGAACGTTTGTTTAAATAGTACAACTACATTATCAAATGCGACTGTTGGTGGTGTTTGGAGTTCGTCAAATTCATCAATTGCATCAATAAATTCATCTGGAATTGTAACTGGAAATTTAGCAGGAAATGCGCTTTTATATTATACAATAACAGACAGCAATGGTTGTTCAAATTCAAGAAGTGTGTTTTTTACTGTTAACCAACTACCAACTTTAACAGCACCATCTACTATTTGTCTTGGTAATACTGCTCAACTAACACCTAGTTCTTCTGGTTCATGGACTAGTTCTGATACAAACATAGCTACAATAGATAACACGGGTTTAGCGACAAGTGTTTCCTATGGAAATGTTTCATTTACATTTACTGAAAACACAAACTTTTGTTCAAATACAACAAATAGCGTAAGCATTCCTTCTTCCATTTCTTTTTCATCCCAACCAACAAGCACTCAAACAATTTGTGAAAATTCATCGGTAAGTTTATCGGTAGGTGTTGCTGGAAGTGGCTTAACATACCAATGGTATAAAGATTCAAATCCAATTTCAAATGGTGGAAGTATAAGTGGAGCAAATTCAGATACTTTGATAATTAATCCTGCTTTACCTTCTGACTCATCTAATAATTATTATTGCGTTGTTACTTCATGTGGAAACTCAATTACATCTAATTCTGCTAGTATTACAGTTAATGCTACTAGTGTTGGTGGTGTTGCATCTAGCTCAATGCCAAATGTAACTCCTGTTGTTAGAAGTATAACCGAATGTCACTATGCTGATGGTACAATCTATTTAAGCGGACATACAGGAAATGTAATTAGATGGGAATATACCACTTCAGGTGGAACTGTTTGGTTACCTATTGCTGATACTTCAACAACTTATAACTATAATAATATCACTCAATCAACTTTCTTTAGAGCAGTAGTTCAAAATGGTTCAAGTTGTTCAGTAGCTTATTCTTTAGTTTCATTAGTAAATGTTATACCAAATATTAAACCAACTCCTGTTACAGCTACTCCTCAAACAATTTGTGTTGGTGATTCATCTTCACTGTATTCTGAAAGTGGTTTTGCAACTAATTCATATTTAGCTTCTGGAGGTACATTTAGTAATGCAAATCCAGCTAATTGGGTAGTTGATGGTTGTGGTAATTGTTTAAATGCAGGCGGAAGTAACACTACAAACGGTCCTTTCAGATTAAGTGCTACAAATGGTGGAACTTACGCTGGAATTGATTATGCATCTGATGGTAAATTTGTAATTGCTAGTGGAAATTATAATTCTGTAATGTATACACCAACATTTAATACATTCGGATTAGACTCAGCAAGTTTAAGTTTTAACCATGCATTCAATTTACAAGCTGGAGCTTCTGCATTAGTAGAGCTATCGTTAGATGGTGGTACTACTTATACTGTTGTATTGGCGAGTTATTCAGGTCCTAGTACAAGATCACCTTATAATAATTTCCCTTTAGAATCTATAGACATGGACAATTATATTGGTCAACCAAATCTTAAAATAAGATTTACCTATACAGGAAATGCAAATAGTTCTTGGGCTATTGACAATATATTGATTCCTGAATCTCCTTCAAATGTTGCTGTTCAATGGGTAGACTCTTTAACTGGTGAAATAATTAGTAATACTTCAACCGCAACAGTAAGCCCAACTGTAACTACGACTTATGGAATTACATCTTTCTTGAATGGCTGTACTAGTTATGGTCCAGAAGGTACAACTTACATTACTGTTACCGTTAATCAAAGACCAACCGCAAATATTGGTCCTTCGCAAACAATTTGTAATAATGGTACAGCTTCTTTTACAATTAATTTAACAGGTACTTCACCTTGGAGTATAACCTACAATAATGGTAGTACAAACACAACAATAAATAACATTACTTCTAATCCATATATCCTAAATGTTCCAGGAATAACAACCAATAGAACATTTACTATAGTAGGATTAAGTGATTCAAAATGTACCGCTAAGCCTCAGGATTTAACTGGTTCAGCAGTTGTAACTGTTTTAAACGGAACTCCTGGTTTATGGACTGGATTAGTTAGTACAGATTGGTTTGATTGTAAAAATTGGGCTGGTGGTTTACCTTCAGCAACAATTGATGCTCAAATTTTAGGTGGTACAACTAGAATGCCAGTTATTGATCCATCAAATTCAAGTTTTGCTGCTGCTTACAGTAATATTGCTTCAGCTAGAGATGTTATTATTGCTAATACTGCAAATCTAACTATGGTAAATTCGAATTCCGTTTTAACCGTAAGTAGAGATTGGAAAAATAATGGCATTTTCAATACTGGTCAAGGTACAGTATCTTTTAATGGTAGTACTTCTAATCTTGTTCAAAAAATAAATCAAGGAATAAAAACCAACGAAACTTTTTATAATCTGACAGTTAACACTACAAACGGAGCTAAAGGTGTTAGTTTAATTGATGGTTTTCAGTTAACGGTTGCTAATTTAGTTTCTTTATTAAGTGGAGATTTAAGATTAGTTGGCGAAGCCCAATTAATTCAAAATGGAACTGCTCAAAATCCTACTGGCGGAACAGGAAAACTTTTAGTTGACCAACAAGGAACTAAAAGTAGTTTTCACTACAACTATTGGTGTTCACCAGTTACAACAAATGGTACAAGCTATTCATTAGCAAATGTTTTATTTGATGGAACTAATTCTGCTGCAAATCCATTTACACAAAGTCCAATTACATATGGTAATGGAGCTTATTTTGCAGATGGAGCTTTATCAACTCCAATAAAGAAAAGTACAAGTTGGTTGTATAAATATACAAGCGTAAGCACAACTTATGCAGGATGGCAGTTTATTGGCTCTACTGGAACAGTAAACAAAGGAGAAGGATTTACAATGAAAGGTGTAACAGGTTCTGCTGCTATAAGTTCTCTTCAAAATTATGTTTTTGCTGGAAAACCAAATAGTGGTACCATTCCATTAACTATTTCATTAAATCAAAGTTATCTTGTTGGAAACCCATATCCTTCCGCTTTAGATGCTGATGAATTTATAAAAGATAATATTAAAGATGGTGCAGGAAGAGCTTCTTCAAACATCTTTAATGGTGCACTTTATTTTTGGGATCATTTTGGAGGACAAACACATATTTTAAATCAATATGTTGGCGGATATGCTTGTTATACCCTAATGGGTGGAGTTGTTGCAGTTTCTAACGATCCATTAACAATTAATAATGGTTCAAGTGGTTCTAAAACACCTAAAAGATACATTCCAGTTGGACAAGGATTCTTCATTGGGACAGGTTCTAATAGTGCTTTGACTAGTAACAATCCTAATTTAAGTACTCCTGTTACAGGTGGAACAATTAATTTCAAAAACTCTCAAAGAGTATTTGTGGCAGATAATACTTCTAACTCTATCTTCTTAAGAACAAATGATGAAAACTCTGCTAATCTAACAGAAGTGGATAATCGCCAAAGAATTAGATTGTCTTTTGAGAATGCTACTGAATTAAAAAGACAAATCATGATTGGAGCTGATGAAAATACTACTAATCTATTTGATTATGGCTACGACGCAACAATTATTGACACTACAACTGATGATATGTACTGGAGTTTAGGTGAAGAAAAATTGGTTATTCAAGCTGTTCCAAATTTTGGAGTTGAAGAAATTTTCCCAATAGGAATAAAGAATTCTGTTGCAGGTGAAATAACAATTAAAATCGCAGAATTAGAATATATTCCATCATCAACAGAACTTTATATTCATGATGACGAAACTGGAATTTATACAGACATTCGAAATGGTGATTTTTCAGTTTACTTGCCAGAAGGAGAATTTAACAATAGATTTTCTCTACGATTTATGAGTAATTCATTGTCTAACAATGAGAATATTTCAAATTCAAATACCATTGCCTATTTTGATAATAATTCTGAAAATTTGATAATCAAAAACAATAATTTGAATCAAATTAAAAAAGTGTTCTTATTTAATTTATTAGGACAAAAAGTTTCAGAATTTAATATTGATAATAATGAAAATACTTTGGTTTTACCTTGTAACAATTTATCTAACAGCACCTATATTCTAAAAACTATTTTTGATGATAGCACTGTTTTTAGCACAAAAATTATTAATAATTAA
- a CDS encoding GEVED domain-containing protein: MVKNYFSEKIKSKIILLSLFVFSLFTNEAYSQITITKPNLSIPVCSGFPSSYYTIGNIVLEEVGTGNRGNFSTGTDVTLILSAPANFEFLAGSASLSYAINQNISATPSIVTTSNTITITYSCTGTNKNDQIIISNLQIRAINTSSTGNITRTGGTGVINGLINGTTVTNTLTSTSGTPPSTAVAGANQTLAACVTSTTVNANTPAVGTGVWSLVSGVATITNPNSASTSITGLALGATATLRWTISNSPCSASTSDMTITTTYGSSCISYCNSSGGTIADGISGVNFNTINNLSTLVNVAYSDFTSISTNVYKGISYGLNVYIDTGGNYTNYQSVWIDWNSDGDFLDAGEFYNIGTASNVSNGLSSLCPFSITIPISAGTGTVRMRIQSKYNSVTTSSCQTGFDGEVEDYTLNILDQLPCTTPISQPISLTLTPGGTSVLGTFTAASPAPSNYLVIRNTTGTIPSPVNGTNYTIGATVGAGNIVVDNDSNTSFTATGLSLTTQYYFFVFSFNNSCTGGPSYLSTSPLTGNITTLATNYCVPTGNLNCASGDYIANVTLNTLINNTTCSATGYTNYPPTGSQTTTVTRGNNYNLSIGTGTGNKKHGLGVWIDFNQNQVFTDAGEYFSFGNGVIANSTNTITITIPAGATLGTTRMRVRYGRQTNVSSTSSCTMNGTLGETEDYTITIADPIACSAPSSQPTTLILNATGTTIAGSFTAPSPAPDNYLVVINTTGIAPSPVNTTSYTIGGTVGAGNTVVDNDSNTAFVASGLSPNTLYYIFVFAYNSACSGGPIYNTTSPLNGNTSTINSNYCTPSVGVNFENLTYLTEVAFVGTLNDVTNASTYTSSPRGYQDFTNLSNLSQQAQGEGVNVFLQATNSSYIKAWVDWNKDGVFADPGEQVYNTGGIATYSTTFGFIIPSSTPLGNYRIRIRINNYTGSASFTPCGNINYYGETEDYLFTVVSSCNAVITSVTDGKTCGSGTVVLNAVSTSPGVTQYRWYSTPTGSTLVGTSATSSWTTPSISTTTTYYVTAYNGCESLKRTAVTATISPIPSLTYSPSNPTVCGEGVILDLTATGDQEEVYLIDEKFNSGLGTFTNTNINPTSQDANSQWQNKTSTFVPTQVVNYNVWFPAISSGINGNNFAFSTSDVGGVTIHNQMASATVSSSSFTSLTLSLRMFYSRYYEDGTYLALDYVTIDVSTNGGGNWTEIKRFTEDVGIGTRFETLTYDLSGYINQPNLKVRIQYYGEWCDGLAVDDVKLYGYRPIGTALSWTSSTPVNAFSDPACTIAYVSGTPALNVYVKPSITQLESGTYTFTANATLANGCTTSQDITVTNKSKIWQGLSTDWNSATNWKPNGVPAITDCIVVPSTANNPIISGSSYQAYGKNIDVKSNANVLINTSNNLTINDEVTVRANGLIELKNSSSLVQNVDTAINSGTMKMTRTTRPMTRWAYVYWGSPIAENAFSQIPTEFDLKYRWVSGTSAGTWTSLSSVTSGEGFIARVKNIAPFSTGTGTIDFVYTGTPKNGVVNVNVDSFDSSSLVAGNTVLLANPYPSVVDATKFLQHANNTELGGTLFFWTSLTLYSGTGPYSVTDYGSWNLAGGTGTAPSTDPTNLSLKPNGKIASGQGFFAQAFADGQITFNNSMRETNNNSQFFRTSGEPSIEKNRIWLNLYSDSTFRQTLIGYMTGATDGIDKFYDGDSFTNNAIDIYSIHDGRNLVIQGKGLPFNQNDVVPLGYRVTTNGSYSIAIDELDGLFLGNQNIYLRDNLLNIDHDLKASPYTFITNSGTFNNRFQIVYTTNALGVGEVTDTTTFGMITNQELTINSSEMIKNLTVYDITGKMIINQTEINIKQYTIPFYYPNGVYIAKVKLGNDKVADIKLMH; the protein is encoded by the coding sequence ATGGTTAAAAATTACTTTTCAGAAAAAATAAAGTCCAAAATAATCTTACTCTCTTTATTTGTATTTTCATTATTTACAAATGAAGCTTACTCTCAAATAACTATTACTAAACCAAACTTAAGTATACCGGTTTGTAGTGGATTTCCATCGTCGTATTATACTATTGGAAATATAGTTTTAGAAGAAGTTGGAACAGGTAACCGAGGTAATTTTTCTACAGGAACAGATGTTACATTAATACTTTCAGCTCCAGCAAATTTTGAATTTTTAGCAGGTTCTGCAAGTTTAAGTTATGCAATAAATCAAAATATTTCTGCCACCCCATCAATTGTAACTACATCAAACACCATAACTATTACATATTCTTGCACTGGAACGAATAAAAACGATCAAATAATAATTTCTAATCTACAAATTAGAGCAATCAATACTTCAAGTACTGGAAATATTACAAGAACTGGAGGTACTGGAGTTATAAATGGATTAATTAATGGAACTACTGTCACTAACACCTTAACATCTACCTCAGGAACTCCACCATCAACAGCTGTAGCTGGTGCAAATCAAACGCTTGCTGCTTGTGTTACAAGTACAACTGTTAATGCAAATACGCCTGCTGTAGGTACTGGGGTTTGGAGTTTAGTTTCTGGAGTTGCAACAATCACAAATCCAAATTCTGCGAGCACTTCTATAACTGGTTTAGCACTAGGTGCAACTGCAACTCTTCGTTGGACCATTTCTAACAGTCCATGTTCAGCTTCAACAAGCGACATGACAATTACAACTACTTATGGTTCAAGTTGTATTAGTTATTGTAATTCCTCTGGGGGAACAATTGCAGATGGAATTTCAGGTGTGAACTTTAATACTATTAATAATTTAAGTACTTTAGTAAATGTTGCCTATTCTGATTTCACTTCAATTAGCACTAATGTTTACAAAGGTATTTCCTATGGATTAAATGTTTATATTGACACTGGTGGAAATTATACAAATTATCAATCTGTTTGGATAGATTGGAATAGTGATGGTGATTTTCTGGATGCAGGAGAATTTTATAACATAGGAACCGCATCCAATGTTTCAAATGGATTAAGTAGTTTATGTCCTTTTTCAATTACCATTCCAATTAGTGCTGGAACTGGAACTGTTAGAATGCGAATACAATCAAAATATAATAGTGTAACAACTAGTTCGTGTCAAACGGGATTTGACGGTGAAGTAGAAGATTATACATTAAACATTTTAGACCAATTACCTTGTACAACTCCAATTTCTCAACCTATTTCTCTTACTCTTACTCCTGGAGGCACAAGTGTTTTAGGAACTTTTACAGCAGCTTCACCTGCTCCAAGTAATTATTTGGTTATTCGAAATACCACAGGAACAATTCCTTCACCTGTTAATGGAACAAATTATACCATAGGCGCAACTGTTGGTGCTGGAAATATTGTAGTTGACAATGATTCAAACACAAGTTTTACAGCTACAGGACTAAGTTTGACAACACAATATTACTTTTTTGTTTTTTCATTTAATAATTCTTGTACTGGTGGTCCATCGTATTTGTCAACTTCTCCACTAACTGGAAATATTACAACTTTAGCAACAAATTATTGTGTGCCAACAGGGAATCTTAATTGTGCAAGTGGCGATTATATTGCTAACGTAACTTTAAATACTCTTATTAATAACACAACTTGTTCGGCTACTGGATACACTAATTATCCGCCTACAGGTTCACAAACTACTACAGTTACAAGAGGAAACAATTATAATTTAAGTATTGGAACTGGAACAGGGAATAAAAAGCACGGCTTAGGAGTTTGGATTGATTTTAATCAAAATCAAGTTTTCACTGACGCTGGAGAATATTTTTCTTTTGGAAATGGAGTTATTGCAAACTCTACAAATACTATAACCATCACCATTCCTGCAGGAGCTACTTTAGGAACCACAAGAATGAGAGTGCGATATGGACGTCAAACTAACGTTTCTTCAACTTCAAGTTGTACAATGAATGGCACTTTAGGTGAAACCGAAGATTATACAATTACAATTGCTGATCCGATAGCTTGTAGTGCGCCTTCATCACAACCTACTACTTTGATTTTAAATGCAACAGGCACAACAATTGCTGGTAGTTTTACAGCTCCGAGTCCTGCTCCTGACAATTATCTGGTAGTAATTAACACAACAGGTATTGCTCCATCTCCAGTTAACACAACTAGTTATACAATTGGCGGAACTGTTGGAGCAGGAAATACCGTAGTTGACAACGATTCTAATACCGCTTTCGTAGCTTCTGGTTTATCGCCAAATACTTTATATTATATTTTTGTATTTGCTTATAACTCCGCTTGTTCTGGTGGACCAATTTACAATACAACATCACCTTTAAATGGGAATACATCGACTATAAATTCAAATTACTGTACACCATCGGTTGGTGTTAATTTTGAAAATTTAACTTATTTAACTGAGGTAGCTTTTGTTGGAACTTTAAACGACGTAACTAATGCTTCTACATACACCTCTTCTCCTAGAGGATATCAAGACTTCACAAATCTGTCAAATTTGTCACAACAAGCCCAAGGAGAAGGAGTAAATGTATTTTTACAGGCAACAAATTCATCCTATATTAAAGCTTGGGTAGATTGGAACAAAGATGGAGTATTTGCTGACCCAGGTGAACAAGTTTACAATACAGGAGGAATTGCTACTTATTCAACAACTTTTGGATTTATTATTCCATCTTCTACTCCACTTGGAAATTATCGTATTAGAATTAGAATAAATAATTATACTGGAAGTGCTTCATTTACACCATGCGGAAATATTAATTATTATGGCGAAACCGAAGATTATCTTTTCACAGTAGTTTCAAGTTGTAATGCTGTAATAACTTCTGTAACCGATGGTAAAACTTGTGGCTCAGGAACAGTTGTTTTAAACGCAGTGAGTACTTCGCCTGGAGTTACTCAATACAGATGGTACTCTACTCCTACTGGTTCAACATTAGTTGGAACTTCTGCTACTAGTTCATGGACAACACCAAGCATAAGTACTACAACAACTTACTATGTAACTGCATACAATGGATGTGAATCATTAAAAAGAACAGCCGTTACAGCAACTATTAGTCCTATCCCGTCGCTAACCTATTCTCCAAGTAATCCAACGGTTTGTGGTGAAGGAGTTATTTTGGACTTGACAGCAACTGGTGACCAGGAAGAAGTATATTTAATTGATGAAAAATTCAATTCTGGTTTGGGTACATTCACAAATACGAATATAAATCCAACTTCTCAAGATGCTAATTCTCAATGGCAAAACAAAACAAGTACTTTTGTTCCAACACAAGTGGTTAATTATAACGTTTGGTTTCCTGCAATTTCATCAGGCATTAATGGAAATAATTTTGCGTTTTCAACATCTGATGTTGGTGGAGTTACGATTCATAATCAAATGGCATCAGCTACGGTAAGTTCAAGCAGTTTTACAAGTTTGACTTTGAGCTTACGAATGTTTTACTCACGTTACTACGAAGACGGAACCTATCTTGCTTTAGATTATGTAACCATTGATGTTTCTACCAACGGAGGTGGAAATTGGACAGAAATAAAAAGATTCACAGAAGATGTTGGTATAGGTACCCGTTTTGAAACTTTAACTTATGATTTATCAGGTTATATTAATCAACCTAATTTGAAAGTAAGAATTCAATATTATGGTGAATGGTGTGATGGTTTGGCGGTTGATGATGTTAAACTTTATGGATACAGACCAATTGGGACCGCTTTAAGTTGGACAAGCTCAACTCCTGTTAATGCTTTCTCTGATCCTGCTTGTACAATAGCTTATGTGTCTGGAACACCTGCGCTTAATGTTTATGTGAAGCCATCTATTACGCAACTTGAAAGTGGAACCTATACGTTTACTGCTAATGCAACATTAGCCAATGGTTGTACTACAAGTCAAGATATTACGGTTACTAATAAATCTAAAATATGGCAAGGTTTGTCAACCGATTGGAATTCGGCAACGAACTGGAAACCAAATGGTGTTCCTGCTATAACTGATTGTATTGTTGTTCCTTCAACTGCAAACAATCCTATCATTTCTGGTAGTAGTTATCAAGCTTATGGTAAAAACATCGATGTAAAATCAAATGCTAATGTTTTAATCAATACTTCCAATAATTTAACCATAAACGATGAAGTAACGGTTAGAGCTAATGGTTTGATTGAGTTAAAAAACAGTTCAAGCTTGGTTCAAAATGTAGATACTGCAATAAATAGCGGAACCATGAAAATGACTAGAACAACACGTCCGATGACACGTTGGGCATATGTTTATTGGGGTTCACCAATAGCTGAAAATGCGTTTAGTCAAATACCAACTGAGTTCGATTTAAAATACCGTTGGGTTTCAGGAACATCTGCTGGGACATGGACATCTTTGAGTTCTGTTACTTCTGGGGAAGGATTTATTGCGAGAGTTAAAAACATAGCACCTTTTAGCACCGGAACAGGAACTATTGATTTTGTATATACTGGAACGCCTAAAAACGGAGTTGTAAATGTAAATGTTGACAGTTTTGACAGTAGTTCTTTGGTTGCAGGAAATACGGTTTTATTAGCCAATCCATATCCAAGTGTTGTAGATGCTACTAAATTTTTACAACATGCTAATAATACAGAACTTGGTGGTACATTATTCTTCTGGACATCATTAACATTATATTCAGGAACAGGACCTTATTCGGTTACCGATTATGGAAGTTGGAACTTAGCTGGAGGAACAGGAACTGCGCCATCTACTGACCCAACTAATCTGAGTTTAAAACCAAATGGTAAAATTGCATCGGGTCAAGGTTTCTTTGCTCAAGCTTTTGCTGATGGTCAAATAACGTTCAACAACAGTATGCGTGAAACCAACAACAATTCACAATTCTTTAGAACATCTGGCGAACCTTCTATAGAGAAAAATAGAATTTGGTTGAATTTATACAGCGACTCAACTTTCAGACAAACTTTAATAGGTTATATGACTGGAGCAACTGATGGAATTGACAAATTTTATGATGGTGATTCGTTTACTAATAATGCAATTGATATTTACTCTATTCACGATGGTCGAAATTTAGTAATTCAGGGAAAAGGTTTACCGTTTAACCAAAATGATGTAGTTCCACTTGGATATCGTGTTACTACTAATGGTAGCTATTCAATTGCTATTGATGAATTAGACGGATTGTTTTTGGGCAATCAAAACATTTATTTGAGAGACAATCTTTTGAATATTGACCACGATTTAAAAGCAAGTCCTTATACTTTCATTACTAATTCAGGAACGTTCAACAATCGTTTTCAAATTGTTTATACCACCAATGCTTTAGGCGTTGGAGAAGTTACCGATACTACAACTTTTGGAATGATAACCAATCAAGAATTGACTATCAACTCGAGTGAAATGATTAAAAACTTAACGGTTTATGATATCACAGGAAAAATGATTATCAATCAAACGGAAATAAATATTAAACAATATACAATCCCATTCTATTATCCAAATGGAGTTTACATTGCGAAAGTGAAACTTGGTAATGATAAAGTTGCTGATATTAAATTAATGCATTAG